A section of the Oreochromis niloticus isolate F11D_XX linkage group LG9, O_niloticus_UMD_NMBU, whole genome shotgun sequence genome encodes:
- the LOC106096505 gene encoding uncharacterized protein LOC106096505, with amino-acid sequence MRNIYKVLASQYDPLGFILPYTTRAKMLVRRLWDQQRGWDDPQLPPELLQQWETWEEELPFLAQILLPRPYLPKHITESVSEREIHIFCDASEQAYGAVAYLRTVTGDGSSHLAFLMALRRFVARRGTPAELYSDQGTNFRGGERELQAAFAAMTSDLQKLLAPQKIVFHFNPPAAPHFGGVWEREIRSVKTALYTTVGSQPLQEEVLRTVLVEVEGILNSKPLGYVPSDISDPDPVTPNCFLMGRPDGALPQVAYPKEELLSRRRWKHSQVLADHFWSRFIRLYLPSLQLRPKWQSSPADVTEGSVVMIVDPQLPRASWLVGRISKVHPSPDGHIRSADVKVKDRTFTRPVARLVVLPALPDEDKGQSQ; translated from the coding sequence ATGCGGAACATTTATAAGGTTCTCGCAAGCCAGTACGACCCACTTGGCTTTATCCTACCGTACACCACCCGAGCCAAGATGCTGGTGAGGCGCCTTTGGGATCAGCAGAGGGGGTGGGATGACCCGCAGCTTCCGCCAGAACTGCTGCAGCAGTGGGAAACCTGGGAAGAGGAGTTGCCGTTCCTTGCACAAATCCTGCTTCCTCGCCCTTATCTCCCAAAGCACATCACGGAGTCAGTCAGTGAGAGAGAGATCCACATCTTCTGTGATGCGTCAGAGCAGGCTTATGGCGCCGTGGCCTACCTGAGAACAGTGACAGGTGATGGCAGCTCACATCTGGCCTTCCTAATGGCACTTCGTCGGTTCGTTGCCAGGAGAGGGACCCCAGCTGAGCTGTACTCAGACCAAGGGACCAACTTCCGGGGGGGAGAAAGGGAACTCCAAGCAGCTTTTGCAgccatgacctctgacctgcagAAGCTCCTGGCTCCCCAGAAGATCGTCTTCCACTTCAATCCACCAGCGGCTCCTCATTTTGGGGGAGTGTGGGAGCGGGAGATTAGATCTGTCAAGACGGCGCTCTACACTACAGTAGGATCCCAACCCCTACAAGAGGAGGTCCTCCGCACGGTCCTTGTGGAGGTGGAGGGCATCTTGAACTCCAAACCACTAGGTTATGTCCCGTCCGACATCAGTGATCCTGATCCAGTGACCCCCAACTGCTTTCTGATGGGGCGGCCTGATGGGGCGCTTCCTCAAGTGGCTTACCCTAAAGAAGAGCTCCTGAGTCGCCGGAGGTGGAAACACTCCCAAGTGCTGGCTGACCACTTCTGGTCTCGATTCATCCGGCTGTACCTTCCGAGCCTGCAGCTTCGCCCGAAATGGCAGTCATCCCCCGCGGACGTCACAGAAGGTTCGGTGGTGATGATCGTAGATCCTCAGCTGCCTCGCGCTTCCTGGCTCGTGGGTCGCATCTCCAAAGTCCACCCCAGTCCCGATGGACACATCAGGTCTGCTGACGTCAAGGTGAAAGACAGGACCTTCACCCGACCTGTGGCGAGGCTGGTGGTACTGCCTGCCCTCCCGGACGAAGACAAAGGACAATCACAGTGA